Below is a genomic region from Paraburkholderia sp. BL23I1N1.
GCAACGACGGCGCGCTCACGCCGATTTTCCGGCGCTGCCGCCATGTTGCGGTCGATACCCAGCCGAACCAGTTGGCCTGTTATCCGCTGCTGCCGTATTCGAACCGGATCGGCGGCGGTCATTTCAACGTGGCGGGGCGCCGTGTCGAGGTGCCGCAGAATCGCGCCGACGAACCCCTGCCGATTCATGGCGACGGTTGGCTATCCGCCTGGCAGGTCGCGGAGTCGGACCGTGAAAATGTCCGGCTGACGCTCGATCGCCGTGACGGCAAACCGTACGCCTTCCACGCGGCGCAAACCTATGCGCTGGACGGCCCCACGCTCGTCATCACGCTTGAAATCGAGAATGCCGGCCGTGAGGCGCTGCCTTTCGGCTTGGGCGTGCATCCCTTTTTCGTTCGCGATGCGGATACCAAACTATCGGCGGCGGCGGGTGGTCTGTGGCTCTCCGGCGACGACTGGCTGCCGGTGCGTCACGTGTCGGCGCCGCCCGCGTGGCAATTCGGTGTGGCGTATCCGTTGCCGGACACCATCGTCAATCACGCGTTCACGGGCTGGAGCGGGCAGGCGGCGGTGGTATGGCCGAAGCGTCGCCTGTCGCTGAATATTGCCGCCGACACCGACTACTACGTGCTGTACACGCCACCGGGCGAAGACTTCTTCTGCTTCGAGCCGGTCGATCATCCGATCAACGCAATGAATCTGGCCGGCGGCGCATGCGAGAACGGCATGACGATGCTGGGACGCGGCGAACGACTCACTCGCACGTTCCGCTTCAGCGTCGAGCGCACCGGTTTGCGCTCGATGCCGGGTGCGCGTGGGACGCGGCGGCGGCAGTAACAGGGGAGTCGGGCGGAGCGGCACGACGTGCCCGCCAAGCTCAGACCCGAGCCGGTATGACGCGTGGCCGCGCTCTGCTGCACGGGACGGGTAAAATACGCGCCTCTTCCGTTATCGGCTCGCCGCGAGACTCACCATGTCCAATTTCATCCAGACACTCAACGACGCCTGGCAGCGCACGAACTCGCTGCTGTGCGTCGGCCTCGATCCCGAGCCCAGCAAATTCCCGGACGCGCTCGCGGGCCGTCCCGAAGCGATTTTCGACTTCTGCCGCACCATCGTCGATGCGACCGCACCGTATGCGTCGTCGTTCAAGCCGCAGATTGCGTACTTCGCCGCTCATCGCGCGGAAGACCAACTCGAGCAACTGATCGCGCACATTCATGCGAATCATCCGGGTTTGCCGGTGATTCTGGACGCAAAGCGTGGCGATATCGGCAGCACCGCCGAGCAATATGCGCGCGAGGCGTTCGAGCGCTATCAGGCGGATGCGGTGACGGTGAATCCCTACATGGGCTTCGACTCGATCGAACCGTATCTGGAGCACACGGGCAAGGGCGTGATCGTGTTGTGCCGGACCTCGAACTCGGGCGGCTCGGACCTGCAGTTTCTGGAGACGGGTGGGCGTCCGCTGTATCAGGTCGTCGCGCAACTGGTGGCGGACAAGTGGAACGCGAGCGGCCAACTGGGTCTCGTGGTCGGTGCGACTTTCCCGAAAGAGATTGAAATGGTGCGTGGAATCGTCGGCGATATGCCGCTGCTGATTCCGGGCATCGGCGCGCAAGGCGGCGATGTTCAGGCGACGGTCAATGCCGGCCGCACGGCGAACGGCACGGGCATGCTGATCAACTCGTCGCGGGCGATTAGTTACGCCAGCAAGGACGACGATTTTGCTGAGGCCGCCGCGAAAGCCGCGATGGAGACCCGTGACCGGATCAATGCGTTCCGGTGACGGAGGACGGCCGTCGTGAGCGACGACCGGTTAAGCAGCGCCTGGCCCCAGCCGCTCAATCAACGACGCATGCTGCGGATGTTGCGCCTTCAGCGCGTGCACATCCGCCAGTTCGAACTCACTGAATTCAAACCCCGGCGCCACCGTGCAGCCTAATAGCGCGAGCGTCGCCGGGTCGGCACACTCTGCGGCAAACCACAGACCCGCGGGCACCACCGCCTGAAACACGGCATCCGGATGCGTCAGCGCATTGCCCAACTTGTGCGCAGTCAGCGAGCCCGCTTCGTCGAGTACGTGGACGTTCAGCGGCTCGCCGGCATAGAAGTGCCAGACTTCGTCGGACTTGATCCGATGCCACGCCGAATGCGCGCCGTCGCAGAGCAGGTAGTAAATCGCGGTGGACGCTGAGCGCGTCTGCGTTGAACCGTCGTCGCGACGGACGGCTTCTGCGGACCGATACGTCTCGCTAAAAAATCCACCTTCCGGATGCGGCTTCAGATCGAAGCGTCGGATCAACTCGTCTTTGGCGGCAGGGGAAGTAGACGTGTCTGACATCGTAGGCGGCGCCTCAGGTTTTGAACCGGGGGTTAATGTTCGCGCTCGTCGAGCAGGGCCAGCACGCCGCGCAATGCGTGCGCGGCGGCTTGCACGCGGATTTTCTCGCGGTCACCCTTGAAAATCTTGGTTTCCACCGACGTATGCAGCCGATTGCTCCAGGCAAACGACACCATGCCGACCGGCTTGGTTTCAGTGCCGCCGCCCGGGCCGGCAACGCCGGTAATCGCGACGGACACCTGCGCGCGACTGTTGCGCAGCGCGCCCTCGGCCATCGCGTGCGCGACCTGCTCGCTGACCGCGCCGTGCTTTTCGATCAGGTCGGCCGGTACGCCAATCATTTCCGACTTCGCCTGATTCGAATAGGTGACGAAGCCGCGCTCGAACCAGCCGCTGCTGCCGGAAATATCGGTGATCGCGGTCGCTACCATGCCGCCCGTGCAGGATTCCGCGGTGACGAGCATCAGGCGCTCGTCGCGCAGGCGGTTGCTCACGCGAATCGCGAGCTGGTGAACCACGGAATCGGTAGGCATGGCGTCAATCCGGAAAACGAGAAACTGCGGAAGGCGGCCGGCCGGCGCGCTGCGGCTGGCCGACACACCGGCCAACGGCCGACGGTTAAACCGACATACGCCAGAGCGCGATCACGAGCAGCGTGAAAAACGCGGCGACCAGATCATCGAACATGATGCCAAAGCCACCTTTCAGTCGGCGGTCGAAATAGCCGATCGGCGGCGGTTTCACCATATCGAAGAAGCGGAACACGACGAACGCCCAGATCTGCCCGGTCAGCGTGACCGGCGTGATCATCAGCAGCACCAGCCAGAACGCGATGATTTCGTCCCAGACCACCGGCGACGGATCGTCGGTGCCCAGTTTCTTCGCCGTGAAGCCGCAAATCGCAATGCCGGCGAAAAAGCCGACGACGATCAGCACACCCCACTCGACCACGGTCAGGTAACGGCTCAAGACGGCGAACGATGCCCACGCGAACAGCGTGCCGATCGTGCCCGGCGCAATCGGCGACAAGCCGCTGCCAAAACCCAGCGACAGAATGTGCAGCGGATGCGACAGCATGAAGCGCGCGGTGGCGCGGCGCGGCTGAGGGCGCGGCGCGCGCGGGCCGGACGCGTTGGGCTGCGAATTGCCGATGAGATCGTCGGCGGGGACCAGCGGGGGATCAGTCTGCATGGAAGTGGTCGAAGCCTTGCAACGTCAGAGTGAGCGGCGCGCCGGCGGCATCGCGCCAGCCGATCGCCGGGCGGTCGGCCGCCGATTGAAGAGCGCTTATTGTACCGATGCGGGTGACCGGAATCGCGACCTCGCGACCGGCCGCTTCGACCTTGGCGCGCGCGGCAACCGGTGCGGTGAAACACAGCTCGTAATCGTCGCCACCGGCTAGCGTGCAACGCCGCTGGATCTCGGGTGAGAGGCGGCGCAGCGCGGCTGAACGCGGCACGGCGTCGACGTCGACCATAGCGCCCACGTTCGAGCGTTCCAGGATATGCAACAGGTCGCCGGCGAGCCCGTCCGATAGATCGAGCGCCGCATGGGCGATGCCCCGCAACGCGAGGCCGAGGAAGACACGCGGCTCGGGGCGCTCAAGGGCGCGACGAAACGTCGCAGCGTCGTCGGCATCGGCGGACCACTCGCCGCGCTGCACGCCCAGCCCCGCGCGGGCGTCGCCGAGCGTACCGGAAATCCAGATGTCGTCGCCCGGCTGCGCGGCGTCGCGGCGCAGTGCATCTTGCGGACGCACGCTGCCGAACACGGTAATGCACAGATTCAACGGGCCGCCGGTCGTGTCGCCGCCAATCAGATCGCAGCCGTAGCGCTCGGCCAGCGCGAAGAGGCCCTCGCTGAAGGCGGCGAGCCAGGCTTCGTCGGCCTTCGGCAAGGAGAACGCAAGGGTGAACGCCTGCGGGCTGGCGCCCATCGCGGCCAGGTCCGACAGGTTCACCGCGAGCGCCTTGTGACCGAGCGCCTCGGGATCGATATCGGGAAAGAAGTGACGGCCTTCTACCAGCATGTCCGTCGATATCGCCAGCATTTCCCCGGGGCGCGGCGCGAGCAGGGCGCAGTCGTCGCCGATTCCGAGCGTGCCGTCATCGGCACGGGACGCCGCAGCGGCGGCGCGGCGGGCGAAGAAGCGATCGATCAGCGAAAACTCGGAGAGCATGGTGGCAATGGGTGAACGGATAAGTGCAACGAAAAACCGCTAACGGCGCGCATTGTATGGAAATGCTCACGGGTCAACACCCTATCTGCATTCAATTCCGACTCGACGCGTGGTTGGCCTGAAACGCGCTACGTCTGACTTTCGCATTGTTTCAGTCGCGGCAGTTGTACCCGTATTGAAGGAATTGAGCCGGCAATTGGGGCTACAATGCCGTCGAACATCTATTCTAATCCGCACTTCGAAGCCCGCCTTATGTCGACTCCCGTCAATAGCAAACTCCGCGAAGCCGCCCTCGATTATCACGAGTTCCCGACCCCTGGGAAGATCGCGATCGCCCCGACCAAGCAGATGATCAACCAGCGCGATCTCGCGCTGGCGTACTCGCCGGGCGTCGCGTTCGCGTGTGAGGAAATCGTCGAGAACCCGCTGAACGCCGCCCGTTTCACCGCGCGCAGCAACCTGGTCGGCGTCGTCACGAACGGCACCGCGGTGCTGGGTCTCGGCAACATCGGGCCGCTCGCCTCGAAGCCGGTCATGGAAGGCAAGGCCGTCCTGTTCAAGAAGTTCGCCGGCATCGACGTGTTCGACATCGAGCTGAACGAGTCCGATCCGCACAAGCTGGTCGAGGTGATCGCCGCGCTGGAGCCGACCTTCGGCGGTATCAACCTCGAAGACATCAAGGCGCCGGACTGCTTCATCGTCGAACGCGAATGCCGCAAGCGCATGAAGATTCCGGTTTTCCACGACGACCAGCATGGCACGGCCATCGTCGTCGCGGCAGCCATCACCAATGGTTTGAAGGTGGTCGGCAAGGACATCAAGCAGGTCAAGCTGGTGGCGTCGGGCGCGGGCGCGGCGGCGCTGGCGTGTCTGGATCTGCTGGTCGACATCGGCCTGCCGCTCGAGAACATCACCGTCACCGATCTGGCCGGCGTGGTGTACAAGGGCCGCGTCGAACTGATGGACCCGGACAAGGAACGCTTTGCGCGTGAAACCGACGCTCGCTCGCTCGCTGAGGCGATCGGCGGCGCGGACATTTTCCTCGGTCTCTCGGCCGGCGGCGTGCTGAAGCAGGACATGGTCAAGCAGATGGCGGACAAGCCGCTGATCCTGGCGCTGGCCAACCCGACCCCGGAAATCCTGCCGGAACTGGCGCTCGAAGTGCGTCCGGACGCGGTGCTCTGCACGGGCCGCACGGACTACCCGAACCAGGTGAACAACGTACTGGTGTTCCCGTTCCTGTTCCGCGGCGCGCTGGATGCGGGCGCGACGACCGTCACGCGTGAAATGGAAATCGCCGCGGTCAACGCGATTGCCGAACTGGCACGCCAGGAGCAGAGCGATATCGTCGCGACGGCTTATGGTATCCAGGATCTCTCGTTTGGTCCGGCATACCTGATTCCGAAGCCGTTCGACCCGCGCCTGATCGTCAAGGTCGCGCCGGCCGTGGCGAAGGCCGCGATGGATTCGGGCGTTGCCGAGCGTCCGATCGAAGACATGGAAGCGTACGAACAGCATCTGCAGCAGTTCGTGTACCACAGCGGCACGACCATGAAGCCGATTTTCCAGCTGGCGCGTGGCGTCGAGCCGGAGAAGAAGCGCATTGTGTTCGCGGAAGGCGAAGAAGAGCGCGTGCTGCGCGCCATGCAGATCATCGTCGACGAAAAGCTCGCAAAGCCGATCCTGATCGGCCGTCCGGCGGTGATCGAACAGCGCATTGCGCGTTACGGTCTGCGTCTGGTCGCGGGTCAGGACTACACGGTCGTGAACACCGACCACGACGAGCGTTACCGCGATTTCTGGCAGCAATATCACAAGATGATGTCCCGCAAAGGCATCACCGAGCAGATGGCGAAGCTCGAAATGCGCCGCCGCACCACGCTGATCGGCGCAATGCTGGTAGAGAAGGGCGAGGCGGACGGCATGATCTGTGGCACGGTGTCCACCACGCATCGTCACCTGCACTTCATCGATCAGGTGATCGGCAAGAAGCAAGGCGCGAAGGTCTATGCGGCGATGAACGCGCTGGTGCTGCCGAACCGCCAGATTTTCCTGGTCGACACGCACGTGAACGTTGACCCGACGCCTGAGCAGCTTGCCGAGATCACGATCATGGCCGCCGAGGAAGTGCGCCGCTTCGGTATCGAACCGAAGGTCGCCCTGCTGTCGCATTCGAACTTCGGCTCCAGCAATGCGCCGAGCGCACAGAAAATGCGCGACACGCTGGCGATCCTGCGCGAACGCGCGCCGGAGCTGCAAGTAGACGGCGAAATGCACGGCGACCTCGCACTCGACGCGAATCTGCGCCGCGAAGTGCTGCCTGACTCGACGCTCGAAGGCGACGCGAACCTGCTGGTGCTGCCGAATATCGACGCGGCCAACATCTCGTATAACCTGCTGAAGACCGCCGCGGGCAACAACATTGCGATTGGTCCGATGCTGCTCGGCGCGGCCAAGCCGGTGCACGTACTGACCGCTTCGGCGACGGTTCGCCGCATCGTCAACATGACGGCGCTGCTGGTTGCCGATGTGATCGCAGCCCGCTGATCCTTGATCCGGGACTGAAGCGTGGCGTTGCCTGACTGAGTTGGGGGCGCCACGCAAAAAAAAAGCGTGCCCGCAATGGGCACGCCTGCGGGTGAACAGGGGATAGCCACCCTAAAAAAAGCTGAATGAGATCATCCCGCCTCCGAGAGACTGCAGGAATCGCAAGGCTTTCAGTGCAGAGGATGGGCTGCACGACGGGCGCCCTACGGGTATCGGCCTGTCATCATTTGCCTCATTAGGTTAATTTTAGCTTACACAAGCTAAATATTCTGTCAAAAGTCGTCAAAGCCCGTTCTGTGGCTCTTTCCCGCGCGATTGGAGGCTGTTGCCCGTCCGGTGAACGTTGATTCTGTGGGGTTTTAGCGATACCCTTACGACTTTCATGGTCGTCAAACTCGTGATCTAACAGCGGGGAACCTTGATTCATGGCACGCAAGTGGCAACGCATTAAAGGCGTGCTGATCGGTGCTTTGACGCTCTGCGCTTTATCCGGCTCCGTGCCTGGCGCGTTTGCACGCGACTACACGGCATCCGCCGATACACAAGCACAGGTGCAGGGCACCATCGCGGCGGCGCAGTTGCCGCGCGAAGCGGTCAATACATTGAACTTGATTGCCGCGGGCGGGCCTTACCCGTATGAGAAGGACGGCATCGTATTCGGCAATCGCGAACGGTTGCTACCGCCGCATCGGCGCGGCTATTACCACGAATACACCGTTCCAACGGCTCGTTCACGAAACCGCGGGGCGCGTCGCATCGTCTGCGGAGGTCCGCTACAGCGGATCGACAACTGTTATTACTCGGACGACCATTACACCAGTTTTAATCGTATTGTTGAATGACATCGGGATGAACGGCATGAGCGACAACGTCTACGCGCACGACTCCGGAGTCGCGACGGATCTTTTCGCGGCCGGCGACGGCAATTTGTTCCAGCGCGTCATGCGGATGCGCGCCGGCGACCAGGGCCGGGATAATCAGAGCGAAGGCAGCACTGTGCTTTCATCGAACGAGGAGCCCATGAGCCTTTTCAAGACCGTACGACCGAACATCGTACAGTCGATCCGCGCGTTTCGCGTGCAGGATCTCGCTGACGAGGCCAATCAACTCGGCCAGCATTTTCTCTATGCGTATTGCGCGAATGCCCAGTCCAAACAGGAAGTGCTGGAGACGATCGCTACGTCGTTCCTGTTTCCAAAGCATTTCGGCAAGAATTACGACGCGCTCTACGATTGCCTGACCGATCTGGTGCATAAGGCAGGCACCCAGCCCGGGTTCGTGATCGTGCTCGAGCAGCTGCCGGTTGCGCAAAAGTTCGACAAAGAAGGGCGCGAGACGCTATTGGACGTGTTCCGCGAAGCGTCCGAGTTCTGGGCAGAGCGCAAGGTCGCGTTCCGGGTGTTTTATTCGTTTGCGTGAGGCATGCCCGGGCGAGTGTCTGGGCATTGATTCATGCTGAAGCAGAAAGAGAAAGGCCCGCCAATTGGCGGGCCTTTGCTTTTGACGCTCAAATATCTTGACTTACCAGCCACCCCAGCGGGCCGCCAGCGCCGAGAGTACTGCTATGCCCGCCGTCTCCGTGCGCAATACACGCGGACCGAGACCGACTGCGGCAAATCCGTGATCGGTCGCTGCGGCTTCTTCCGCGGCCGAAAAACCGCCTTCGGGGCCGACCAGCACGGTTACGCGTCCGAATGGCGGGTTGGCGGGCAGCGCTGAAAAGCTGATGCTGGCGCGCGGCGACAGCAGAATGCGCATCTCGCCTTCTTCAGGTGTGCGAGGCAGCGCGCCGAGCCACGTGGCGATTTCACGCACCGGCATCACTTCTGGCAGGCGATTGCGCCCGCACTGTTCGCACGACGCCCGCACGATGCCCTGCCAGTGCACATGCCGCCGCTGCGCGCGGTCGCCGGAAAGACGCACGACGCTGCGCGTGGTGGTGAGCGGCACGAAACACGATGCCCCGAGTTCGACCGCCTTCTCGATGAGCCAGTCCATCTTGTCGCCGCCGGCAATGCCCTGCGCGAGGGTCAGGTGATACGGCGCCTCAACTTCGATATTTCGGAATTCGTGAATTCTCACCTTGGCCGAGCGGCGTTCGACTTCGACGAGTTCGGCGCTGTATTCGCCGCCTTCGCCATTGAAAAGCACGATCGAATCACCGGGCTGCAAACGCAGCACGAGGATGTGGCGCGTGACGTCATCGGGCAACTGCAGGATGTCGTCGGGCTCGAGAGGCGTACCGACGAAGAAGCGAGGCATCAAAAAAATACTCATTGGTTCACGAAAGGTGGCGAGCGAGCGCCCAACGGTAGCCGTCCAGGTCTTCGACCTGGGCAAACCGGTCGCCCCAGAACTGATCCTGTGGCTCGCTCAGCGATTTTGCACCGGCGGCTAGCGCCCGCGTGTAAACCGCGTCGACATCGTCGACATAGACATAAAACGATTGCGGCGCAATCGCGCCCGCGCTTTTGGGTGTTTTCGCCGCCGAGCCGAACGCGCCTTCCGGCGCGAACATTACGATCAGCTGGCCTTGATAGGTCATCTCGACATGCATGACGACACCGTCGTCCTGGACGCTATCGCGTACTTCGAAGCCGAATGCCGCTTCGAAAAACGCGGTCGCGGCACGAGCTTCGCGCACCGTCAGATAGGGGGTCAACCAGGGCACACCGGCTGGGCGGGAGGCGGTCATGGGGTTCTCCGGATCTATTGGGGTTGCGGGATGCATGCTGCGAGGCCAGGTGGGCGGCGCGTATCGAAATTCCGATAGCGCGCGCCGACCGAACCGTGCATTTTGCCCACGCGTTAGCTTGAGGGCTTTAAGAATTGACTTAGTTTATCGCGCACGGACCGGGATGCCGAGAACAGTCCGGCATGCAGGGCCGTGTCGTAGTGCATCAGCGAGTCGATCCGACGCGCGGCAAGGCACTCCGCGAGGACTTCGACGGTGAGCGCGGCGGGGTCGAGCGTATCGCTGGCGGTCGCCATCATCCAGAGCGAGCCGTAGAGCGGGATGAAGGTATGCATCGTGCGCACGATGGCGAATGTGTCGCGCAGATCGTCGAGCAGGCCGGCGACGCGTCCGGCATGGAAGTACGGCGAACCGAGATGCAGCGAGAGCACGGCGGCCGGGCTCATAACGCGCTTGAGCTGCATGTAGAAGTCCGGCGTGTAGAGGCCCGCGGCGGGCGAGTCTGGCGGCGTCAGGTCGAAGACGATCAGATCAAACTGCGCGGAGGCCGAACCGGCGGCGTGTGCCTGTGCAACGCCCGCATGGGCGGCCCCCGCAACATACTGCGCTGCATCTCCAATCACCAGCTCAACACGCGGATCGTCAAAAGCGCCACATTGCACTTCAGGCAAATACTCGCGCGTCATGCGCACGACTTCGGCATCGAGCTCGGCCACCACGATCCGCTCGATGCCGGGGTGCTTCAGCAATTGCCGCACGGCGCCGCCATCGCCGCCGCCCAGCACCAGCGCTCGTTTCGGCGAAGGATGCGCCAGCGCGGCGGGATGCACCATGCACTCGTGATAAATGAATTCGTCGCCGGTCGAGGTCATCGGGCGGCCGTCGAGCGTGAACAGCCGGCCGAGCTGCGGCGTGTCCCACACCTCGATACGCTGGTAGGGCGAATCGACGCGCGCAAGCCGCCGCGCGTTCGGAAATCCGTAGACGGCGTTGGCGGTGGGTTGGAACAGCAAGGGAGCGCTCACGGATGGCGGGCTCCTTTCGGAGCGTGGTCGGTTCAGGTTGCCCAATTGTAAAGGGCGGAAGCGCCGCGCGGCCCCGCCGAGTGCGCCAGGCCACACAAGCAGGCGGCTTCCCGAGCGGGGGGCGGGTTAGCGTTCTGTTAGAATGTCACGCTTTCAGCCTTGTCCGTTTGCTCTGCCCGTTTCGCGTCTCCTGGCGCCGCACCGTGCGCCGAAGTGGACTGGCATTCGAGCATCCGGGCCTCAAGCGCACACCGCTTTCTGACTCTGTCTCCGGACTCGACATGACGACCCCGTCTCCCGCACCCACCTCCCTGATGGCCAACGCAATCCGCGCGTTGTCCATGGACGCTGTTCAAAAAGCGAATTCCGGCCACCCCGGCATGCCGATGGGCATGGCCGAAATCGGCGTGGCTTTGTGGTCGCGCCATCTGCGTCACAATCCGAAGAACCCGCAGTGGGCCGATCGCGACCGTTTCGTCCTGTCGAACGGCCATGGCTCGATGCTGCTGTACTCGCTGTTGCACCTGACCGGCTACGACCTGCCGATGGAAGAGCTGAAGAACTTCCGCCAGATGCATTCGAAGACGCCGGGTCACCCGGAATACGGCATTACGCCGGGCGTCGAAACGACCACCGGCCCGCTCGGCCAGGGTCTGGCCAACGCGGTCGGTATGGCGCTCGCCGAATCGCTGCTCGCCACCGAATTCAACAAATCTGACGCGAAGATCGTCGACCACCACACGTACGTGTTCGTCGGCGACGGCTGCCTGATGGAAGGTATCTCGCACGAAGCCTGCTCGCTCGCGGGCGTGCTGAAGCTGAACAAGCTGATTGCGTTCTACGACGATAACGGCATCTCGATCGACGGCGAAGTGGTTCACTGGTTCCACGACGACACGCCGAAGCGCTTCGAAGCGTATGGCTGGAACGTGATCCCGAACGTTGTTGGTCACAACGTCGATGCAGTGGACGCGGCAATCAAGCAGGCCAAGCAATCGGACAAGCCGACGCTGATCTGCTGCAAGACCGTGATCGGTGAAGGCGCGCCGACCAAGTCCGGCAGCCATGACTCGCACGGCTCGCCGCTCGGCGACAAGGAAATCGCGGCAACGCGTGAAGCGATCGGCTGGAAGTGGGAGCCGTTCGTCATTCCGCAGGAAGTCTACGCAGCATGGGACGCGACGGAA
It encodes:
- a CDS encoding aldose 1-epimerase translates to MTVANPVSASSQSRRARLNAAANPVLPGPSTSAVAVGETSGGELACVTLANAHLRLDVAPTLGGGVTRFDWRNDGALTPIFRRCRHVAVDTQPNQLACYPLLPYSNRIGGGHFNVAGRRVEVPQNRADEPLPIHGDGWLSAWQVAESDRENVRLTLDRRDGKPYAFHAAQTYALDGPTLVITLEIENAGREALPFGLGVHPFFVRDADTKLSAAAGGLWLSGDDWLPVRHVSAPPAWQFGVAYPLPDTIVNHAFTGWSGQAAVVWPKRRLSLNIAADTDYYVLYTPPGEDFFCFEPVDHPINAMNLAGGACENGMTMLGRGERLTRTFRFSVERTGLRSMPGARGTRRRQ
- the thiL gene encoding thiamine-phosphate kinase encodes the protein MLSEFSLIDRFFARRAAAAASRADDGTLGIGDDCALLAPRPGEMLAISTDMLVEGRHFFPDIDPEALGHKALAVNLSDLAAMGASPQAFTLAFSLPKADEAWLAAFSEGLFALAERYGCDLIGGDTTGGPLNLCITVFGSVRPQDALRRDAAQPGDDIWISGTLGDARAGLGVQRGEWSADADDAATFRRALERPEPRVFLGLALRGIAHAALDLSDGLAGDLLHILERSNVGAMVDVDAVPRSAALRRLSPEIQRRCTLAGGDDYELCFTAPVAARAKVEAAGREVAIPVTRIGTISALQSAADRPAIGWRDAAGAPLTLTLQGFDHFHAD
- a CDS encoding phosphatidylglycerophosphatase A; translated protein: MQTDPPLVPADDLIGNSQPNASGPRAPRPQPRRATARFMLSHPLHILSLGFGSGLSPIAPGTIGTLFAWASFAVLSRYLTVVEWGVLIVVGFFAGIAICGFTAKKLGTDDPSPVVWDEIIAFWLVLLMITPVTLTGQIWAFVVFRFFDMVKPPPIGYFDRRLKGGFGIMFDDLVAAFFTLLVIALWRMSV
- a CDS encoding CinA family protein → MPTDSVVHQLAIRVSNRLRDERLMLVTAESCTGGMVATAITDISGSSGWFERGFVTYSNQAKSEMIGVPADLIEKHGAVSEQVAHAMAEGALRNSRAQVSVAITGVAGPGGGTETKPVGMVSFAWSNRLHTSVETKIFKGDREKIRVQAAAHALRGVLALLDEREH
- a CDS encoding cupin domain-containing protein encodes the protein MSDTSTSPAAKDELIRRFDLKPHPEGGFFSETYRSAEAVRRDDGSTQTRSASTAIYYLLCDGAHSAWHRIKSDEVWHFYAGEPLNVHVLDEAGSLTAHKLGNALTHPDAVFQAVVPAGLWFAAECADPATLALLGCTVAPGFEFSEFELADVHALKAQHPQHASLIERLGPGAA
- the pyrF gene encoding orotidine-5'-phosphate decarboxylase, producing the protein MSNFIQTLNDAWQRTNSLLCVGLDPEPSKFPDALAGRPEAIFDFCRTIVDATAPYASSFKPQIAYFAAHRAEDQLEQLIAHIHANHPGLPVILDAKRGDIGSTAEQYAREAFERYQADAVTVNPYMGFDSIEPYLEHTGKGVIVLCRTSNSGGSDLQFLETGGRPLYQVVAQLVADKWNASGQLGLVVGATFPKEIEMVRGIVGDMPLLIPGIGAQGGDVQATVNAGRTANGTGMLINSSRAISYASKDDDFAEAAAKAAMETRDRINAFR
- a CDS encoding NADP-dependent malic enzyme, which codes for MPSNIYSNPHFEARLMSTPVNSKLREAALDYHEFPTPGKIAIAPTKQMINQRDLALAYSPGVAFACEEIVENPLNAARFTARSNLVGVVTNGTAVLGLGNIGPLASKPVMEGKAVLFKKFAGIDVFDIELNESDPHKLVEVIAALEPTFGGINLEDIKAPDCFIVERECRKRMKIPVFHDDQHGTAIVVAAAITNGLKVVGKDIKQVKLVASGAGAAALACLDLLVDIGLPLENITVTDLAGVVYKGRVELMDPDKERFARETDARSLAEAIGGADIFLGLSAGGVLKQDMVKQMADKPLILALANPTPEILPELALEVRPDAVLCTGRTDYPNQVNNVLVFPFLFRGALDAGATTVTREMEIAAVNAIAELARQEQSDIVATAYGIQDLSFGPAYLIPKPFDPRLIVKVAPAVAKAAMDSGVAERPIEDMEAYEQHLQQFVYHSGTTMKPIFQLARGVEPEKKRIVFAEGEEERVLRAMQIIVDEKLAKPILIGRPAVIEQRIARYGLRLVAGQDYTVVNTDHDERYRDFWQQYHKMMSRKGITEQMAKLEMRRRTTLIGAMLVEKGEADGMICGTVSTTHRHLHFIDQVIGKKQGAKVYAAMNALVLPNRQIFLVDTHVNVDPTPEQLAEITIMAAEEVRRFGIEPKVALLSHSNFGSSNAPSAQKMRDTLAILRERAPELQVDGEMHGDLALDANLRREVLPDSTLEGDANLLVLPNIDAANISYNLLKTAAGNNIAIGPMLLGAAKPVHVLTASATVRRIVNMTALLVADVIAAR
- a CDS encoding ribonuclease — encoded protein: MARKWQRIKGVLIGALTLCALSGSVPGAFARDYTASADTQAQVQGTIAAAQLPREAVNTLNLIAAGGPYPYEKDGIVFGNRERLLPPHRRGYYHEYTVPTARSRNRGARRIVCGGPLQRIDNCYYSDDHYTSFNRIVE
- a CDS encoding barstar family protein; translated protein: MSDNVYAHDSGVATDLFAAGDGNLFQRVMRMRAGDQGRDNQSEGSTVLSSNEEPMSLFKTVRPNIVQSIRAFRVQDLADEANQLGQHFLYAYCANAQSKQEVLETIATSFLFPKHFGKNYDALYDCLTDLVHKAGTQPGFVIVLEQLPVAQKFDKEGRETLLDVFREASEFWAERKVAFRVFYSFA
- a CDS encoding 16S rRNA (uracil(1498)-N(3))-methyltransferase yields the protein MPRFFVGTPLEPDDILQLPDDVTRHILVLRLQPGDSIVLFNGEGGEYSAELVEVERRSAKVRIHEFRNIEVEAPYHLTLAQGIAGGDKMDWLIEKAVELGASCFVPLTTTRSVVRLSGDRAQRRHVHWQGIVRASCEQCGRNRLPEVMPVREIATWLGALPRTPEEGEMRILLSPRASISFSALPANPPFGRVTVLVGPEGGFSAAEEAAATDHGFAAVGLGPRVLRTETAGIAVLSALAARWGGW
- the speE gene encoding polyamine aminopropyltransferase; this translates as MSAPLLFQPTANAVYGFPNARRLARVDSPYQRIEVWDTPQLGRLFTLDGRPMTSTGDEFIYHECMVHPAALAHPSPKRALVLGGGDGGAVRQLLKHPGIERIVVAELDAEVVRMTREYLPEVQCGAFDDPRVELVIGDAAQYVAGAAHAGVAQAHAAGSASAQFDLIVFDLTPPDSPAAGLYTPDFYMQLKRVMSPAAVLSLHLGSPYFHAGRVAGLLDDLRDTFAIVRTMHTFIPLYGSLWMMATASDTLDPAALTVEVLAECLAARRIDSLMHYDTALHAGLFSASRSVRDKLSQFLKPSS
- a CDS encoding glyoxalase/bleomycin resistance/extradiol dioxygenase family protein, with the protein product MTASRPAGVPWLTPYLTVREARAATAFFEAAFGFEVRDSVQDDGVVMHVEMTYQGQLIVMFAPEGAFGSAAKTPKSAGAIAPQSFYVYVDDVDAVYTRALAAGAKSLSEPQDQFWGDRFAQVEDLDGYRWALARHLS